One part of the Homo sapiens chromosome 19, GRCh38.p14 Primary Assembly genome encodes these proteins:
- the ZNF649 gene encoding zinc finger protein 649 isoform X2 — protein MPTEIEFPESRKPISTKSQFLKHQQTHNIEKAHECTDCGKAFLKKSQLTEHKRIHTGKKPHVCSLCGKAFYKKYRLTEHERAHRGEKPHGCSLCGKAFYKRYRLTEHERAHKGEKPYGCSECGKAFPRKSELTEHQRIHTGIKPHQCSECGRAFSRKSLLVVHQRTHTGEKPHTCSECGKGFIQKGNLNIHQRTHTGEKPYGCIDCGKAFSQKSCLVAHQRYHTGKTPFVCPECGQPCSQKSGLIRHQKIHSGEKPYKCSDCGKAFLTKTMLIVHHRTHTGERPYGCDECEKAYFYMSCLVKHKRIHSREKRGDSVKVENPSTASHSLSPSEHVQGKSPVNMVTVAMVAGQCEFAHILHS, from the coding sequence ATGCCTACGGAAATTGAATTCCCTGAAAGTAGAAAACCCATCAGCACCAAGTCACAATTCCTTAAACATCAGCAAACACACAACATAGAGAAAGCCCATGAATGCACTGACTGTGGGAAAGCTTTCCTCAAgaagtctcagctcactgagcataagagaattcatacaggAAAGAAACCCCACGTGTGTAGCTTGTGTGGGAAAGCCTTCTACAAGAAGTACAGGCTCACTGAACACGAGAGAGCTCACAGAGGAGAGAAACCCCACGGGTGTAGCTTGTGTGGGAAAGCCTTCTACAAGAGGTACAGGCTCACTGAACACGAGAGAGCTCACAAAGGAGAGAAACCATACGggtgcagtgaatgtgggaaagccttcccCAGGAAATCTGAGCTTACTGAACATCAAAGGATTCACACGGGAATTAAGCCCCATCAATGCAGCGAATGTGGGAGAGCTTTCTCCAGAAAATCACTACTCGTTGTACATCAGCGAACTCATACAGGAGAGAAGCCTCATACATGCAGTGAATGTGGAAAAGGCTTCATTCAGAAGGGCAATCTCAACATACATCAAcgaactcacactggagagaaaccttatggATGCATTGACTGTGGCAAGGCCTTCAGCCAGAAGTCTTGCCTTGTAGCACATCAGAGATATCATACAGGAAAGACTCCCTTTGTATGTCCTGAATGTGGGCAACCCTGTTCACAGAAGTCAGGACTCATTAGACATCAGAAAATTCActcaggagagaaaccctataaatgcaGTGACTGTGGGAAAGCCTTCCTTACAAAGACAATGCTCATTGTACATCACAGAACTCACACGGGAGAGAGACCCTATGGCTGTGATGAGTGTGAGAAAGCTTACTTCTATATGTCTTGCCTTGTTAAACATAAGAGAATACACTCAAGGGAGAAACGGGGGGATTCAGTGAAGGTGGAAAATCCTTCCACAGCAAGTCACAGCTTAAGTCCTAGTGAACATGTGCAGGGGAAAAGCCCTGTTAATATGGTAACTGTGGCAATGGTGGCAGGGCAGTGTGagtttgcccacatcctgcattcatga
- the ZNF649 gene encoding zinc finger protein 649, with protein sequence MTKAQESLTLEDVAVDFTWEEWQFLSPAQKDLYRDVMLENYSNLVSVGYQAGKPDALTKLEQGEPLWTLEDEIHSPAHPEIEKADDHLQQPLQNQKILKRTGQRYEHGRTLKSYLGLTNQSRRYNRKEPAEFNGDGAFLHDNHEQMPTEIEFPESRKPISTKSQFLKHQQTHNIEKAHECTDCGKAFLKKSQLTEHKRIHTGKKPHVCSLCGKAFYKKYRLTEHERAHRGEKPHGCSLCGKAFYKRYRLTEHERAHKGEKPYGCSECGKAFPRKSELTEHQRIHTGIKPHQCSECGRAFSRKSLLVVHQRTHTGEKPHTCSECGKGFIQKGNLNIHQRTHTGEKPYGCIDCGKAFSQKSCLVAHQRYHTGKTPFVCPECGQPCSQKSGLIRHQKIHSGEKPYKCSDCGKAFLTKTMLIVHHRTHTGERPYGCDECEKAYFYMSCLVKHKRIHSREKRGDSVKVENPSTASHSLSPSEHVQGKSPVNMVTVAMVAGQCEFAHILHS encoded by the exons atgacaaaggCCCAG GAATCACTGACCCTGGAGGATGTGGCTGTGGACTTCACCTGGGAGGAGTGGCAGTTCCTGAGCCCTGCTCAGAAGGACCTGTACCGGGATGTGATGTTGGAGAACTACAGCAACCTTGTGTCAGTGG GGTATCAAGCCGGCAAACCTGATGCCCTCACCAAGTTGGAACAAGGAGAACCACTATGGACACTAGAAGATGAAATCCACAGTCCAGCCCACCCAG AAATTGAGAAAGCTGATGATCATCTGCAGCAGCCCTTGCAAAACCAAAAAATACTGAAGAGGACGGGACAACGCTATGAACACGGAAGAACTTTGAAATCATATTTAGGTTTAACCAACCAGAGCAGAAGATACAACAGAAAGGAGCCTGCTGAGTTTAATGGAGATGGAGCTTTTCTCCATGATAATCATGAACAAATGCCTACGGAAATTGAATTCCCTGAAAGTAGAAAACCCATCAGCACCAAGTCACAATTCCTTAAACATCAGCAAACACACAACATAGAGAAAGCCCATGAATGCACTGACTGTGGGAAAGCTTTCCTCAAgaagtctcagctcactgagcataagagaattcatacaggAAAGAAACCCCACGTGTGTAGCTTGTGTGGGAAAGCCTTCTACAAGAAGTACAGGCTCACTGAACACGAGAGAGCTCACAGAGGAGAGAAACCCCACGGGTGTAGCTTGTGTGGGAAAGCCTTCTACAAGAGGTACAGGCTCACTGAACACGAGAGAGCTCACAAAGGAGAGAAACCATACGggtgcagtgaatgtgggaaagccttcccCAGGAAATCTGAGCTTACTGAACATCAAAGGATTCACACGGGAATTAAGCCCCATCAATGCAGCGAATGTGGGAGAGCTTTCTCCAGAAAATCACTACTCGTTGTACATCAGCGAACTCATACAGGAGAGAAGCCTCATACATGCAGTGAATGTGGAAAAGGCTTCATTCAGAAGGGCAATCTCAACATACATCAAcgaactcacactggagagaaaccttatggATGCATTGACTGTGGCAAGGCCTTCAGCCAGAAGTCTTGCCTTGTAGCACATCAGAGATATCATACAGGAAAGACTCCCTTTGTATGTCCTGAATGTGGGCAACCCTGTTCACAGAAGTCAGGACTCATTAGACATCAGAAAATTCActcaggagagaaaccctataaatgcaGTGACTGTGGGAAAGCCTTCCTTACAAAGACAATGCTCATTGTACATCACAGAACTCACACGGGAGAGAGACCCTATGGCTGTGATGAGTGTGAGAAAGCTTACTTCTATATGTCTTGCCTTGTTAAACATAAGAGAATACACTCAAGGGAGAAACGGGGGGATTCAGTGAAGGTGGAAAATCCTTCCACAGCAAGTCACAGCTTAAGTCCTAGTGAACATGTGCAGGGGAAAAGCCCTGTTAATATGGTAACTGTGGCAATGGTGGCAGGGCAGTGTGagtttgcccacatcctgcattcatga
- the ZNF649 gene encoding zinc finger protein 649 isoform X1, producing the protein MESLTLEDVAVDFTWEEWQFLSPAQKDLYRDVMLENYSNLVSVGYQAGKPDALTKLEQGEPLWTLEDEIHSPAHPEIEKADDHLQQPLQNQKILKRTGQRYEHGRTLKSYLGLTNQSRRYNRKEPAEFNGDGAFLHDNHEQMPTEIEFPESRKPISTKSQFLKHQQTHNIEKAHECTDCGKAFLKKSQLTEHKRIHTGKKPHVCSLCGKAFYKKYRLTEHERAHRGEKPHGCSLCGKAFYKRYRLTEHERAHKGEKPYGCSECGKAFPRKSELTEHQRIHTGIKPHQCSECGRAFSRKSLLVVHQRTHTGEKPHTCSECGKGFIQKGNLNIHQRTHTGEKPYGCIDCGKAFSQKSCLVAHQRYHTGKTPFVCPECGQPCSQKSGLIRHQKIHSGEKPYKCSDCGKAFLTKTMLIVHHRTHTGERPYGCDECEKAYFYMSCLVKHKRIHSREKRGDSVKVENPSTASHSLSPSEHVQGKSPVNMVTVAMVAGQCEFAHILHS; encoded by the exons ATG GAATCACTGACCCTGGAGGATGTGGCTGTGGACTTCACCTGGGAGGAGTGGCAGTTCCTGAGCCCTGCTCAGAAGGACCTGTACCGGGATGTGATGTTGGAGAACTACAGCAACCTTGTGTCAGTGG GGTATCAAGCCGGCAAACCTGATGCCCTCACCAAGTTGGAACAAGGAGAACCACTATGGACACTAGAAGATGAAATCCACAGTCCAGCCCACCCAG AAATTGAGAAAGCTGATGATCATCTGCAGCAGCCCTTGCAAAACCAAAAAATACTGAAGAGGACGGGACAACGCTATGAACACGGAAGAACTTTGAAATCATATTTAGGTTTAACCAACCAGAGCAGAAGATACAACAGAAAGGAGCCTGCTGAGTTTAATGGAGATGGAGCTTTTCTCCATGATAATCATGAACAAATGCCTACGGAAATTGAATTCCCTGAAAGTAGAAAACCCATCAGCACCAAGTCACAATTCCTTAAACATCAGCAAACACACAACATAGAGAAAGCCCATGAATGCACTGACTGTGGGAAAGCTTTCCTCAAgaagtctcagctcactgagcataagagaattcatacaggAAAGAAACCCCACGTGTGTAGCTTGTGTGGGAAAGCCTTCTACAAGAAGTACAGGCTCACTGAACACGAGAGAGCTCACAGAGGAGAGAAACCCCACGGGTGTAGCTTGTGTGGGAAAGCCTTCTACAAGAGGTACAGGCTCACTGAACACGAGAGAGCTCACAAAGGAGAGAAACCATACGggtgcagtgaatgtgggaaagccttcccCAGGAAATCTGAGCTTACTGAACATCAAAGGATTCACACGGGAATTAAGCCCCATCAATGCAGCGAATGTGGGAGAGCTTTCTCCAGAAAATCACTACTCGTTGTACATCAGCGAACTCATACAGGAGAGAAGCCTCATACATGCAGTGAATGTGGAAAAGGCTTCATTCAGAAGGGCAATCTCAACATACATCAAcgaactcacactggagagaaaccttatggATGCATTGACTGTGGCAAGGCCTTCAGCCAGAAGTCTTGCCTTGTAGCACATCAGAGATATCATACAGGAAAGACTCCCTTTGTATGTCCTGAATGTGGGCAACCCTGTTCACAGAAGTCAGGACTCATTAGACATCAGAAAATTCActcaggagagaaaccctataaatgcaGTGACTGTGGGAAAGCCTTCCTTACAAAGACAATGCTCATTGTACATCACAGAACTCACACGGGAGAGAGACCCTATGGCTGTGATGAGTGTGAGAAAGCTTACTTCTATATGTCTTGCCTTGTTAAACATAAGAGAATACACTCAAGGGAGAAACGGGGGGATTCAGTGAAGGTGGAAAATCCTTCCACAGCAAGTCACAGCTTAAGTCCTAGTGAACATGTGCAGGGGAAAAGCCCTGTTAATATGGTAACTGTGGCAATGGTGGCAGGGCAGTGTGagtttgcccacatcctgcattcatga